A region of Streptomyces sp. WMMC500 DNA encodes the following proteins:
- a CDS encoding DUF1707 and DUF4190 domain-containing protein, translating to MRASHADRERTVDVIKAGFAEGRLTQPEYEQRISRAYEAQTYGELHLLINDLPQGPVGIPTMPAMVPRTFQPVPLPPPPTSTNSSAIGALVCGALVPVVGVTFIPAIILGHKARAEIRRTGEQGDGMALAGLVIGYLALSFLAFIALIVAAVASSGA from the coding sequence ATGCGTGCCTCGCACGCCGACCGGGAGCGGACCGTCGATGTGATCAAGGCCGGGTTCGCCGAGGGCAGACTCACCCAGCCGGAGTACGAGCAGCGCATCTCGCGGGCGTACGAGGCACAGACCTACGGCGAGCTGCACCTGCTCATCAACGACCTGCCGCAGGGTCCCGTCGGCATCCCGACGATGCCGGCCATGGTGCCGCGGACGTTCCAGCCCGTGCCCCTTCCCCCGCCCCCGACGAGCACGAACAGCTCGGCGATCGGCGCGCTGGTGTGCGGGGCGCTGGTGCCGGTGGTCGGCGTGACGTTCATCCCGGCGATCATCCTGGGCCACAAGGCGCGCGCCGAGATCCGCAGGACCGGCGAGCAGGGCGACGGGATGGCGCTCGCGGGCCTGGTCATCGGCTATCTGGCGCTCAGCTTCCTGGCGTTCATCGCCCTCATCGTGGCCGCCGTGGCCAGCAGCGGCGCATAA
- a CDS encoding DNA-directed RNA polymerase subunit beta', with the protein MLDVNFFDELRIGLATADDIRTWSHGEVKKPETINYRTLKPEKDGLFCEKIFGPTRDWECYCGKYKRVRFKGIICERCGVEVTRAKVRRERMGHIELAAPVTHIWYFKGVPSRLGYLLDLAPKDLEKVIYFAAYMITWVDDERRQRDLSSLEAQISVERQQIEQRRDGDLEARAKKQEADLAELEAEGAKADVRRKVREGGEREMKQLRDRAQRELDRLDEVWNRFKNLKVQDLEGDELLYRELRDRFGTYFQGGMGAAALQKRLESFDLDEEAEKLREIIRTGKGQKKTRALKRLKVVSAFQHTRNSPNGMVLDCVPVIPPDLRPMVQLDGGRFATSDLNDLYRRVINRNNRLKRLLDLGAPEIIVNNEKRMLQEAVDALFDNGRRGRPVTGPGNRPLKSLSDMLKGKQGRFRQNLLGKRVDYSARSVIVVGPQLKLHQCGLPKAMALELFKPFVMKRLVDLNHAQNIKSAKRMVERGRTVVYDVLEEVIAEHPVLLNRAPTLHRLGIQAFEPQLVEGKAIQIHPLVCTAFNADFDGDQMAVHLPLSAEAQAEARILMLSSNNILKPADGRPVTMPTQDMVLGLFFLTTDEIEGEKKGEDRSFASVAEAIMAFDAGELSLQANVDIRFPVGSVPPRGWTPPAPEADDSAGAGAGGDSDWQPGDPFRLRTTLGRALFNELLPEDYPFIHYTVGKKQLSEIVNDLAERYPKVLVAQTLDNLKSSGFYWATHSGVTIAISDVVVPEAKKEIIAGYEAQDEKVQKQYERGLITKDERTQELIAIWTKATNEVAEAMNENFPKTNPIFMMVNSGARGNMMQMRQIAGMRGLVSNAKNETIPRPIKSSFREGLSVLEYFISTHGARKGLADTALRTADSGYLTRRLVDVSQDVIIREEDCGTDRGLKLEIASVGAEGVLRKAEDAETSVYARCLAEDIVVDGKVLAPAGTDLGDVLIDELIRHGVATVKTRSVLTCESAVGTCAMCYGRSLATGKLVDIGEAVGIIAAQSIGEPGTQLTMRTFHTGGVAGEDITQGLPRVVELFEARTPKGVAPISEAAGRVRIEETEKTKKVVVTPDDGSDEVAYGVSKRARLTAGEGDHVEVGQKLTVGTENPHDVLRILGQRAVQVHLVGEVQKVYNSQGVSIHDKHIEIIIRQMLRRVTIIESGDAELLPGELVERSKFEQENRRVVAEGGQPASGRPQLMGITKASLATESWLSAASFQETTRVLTDAAINAKSDSLIGLKENVIIGKLIPAGTGLSRYRNIRVEPTEEAKAAMYSTVGYDDIDYSPFGTGSGQAVPLEDYDYGPYNQ; encoded by the coding sequence GTGCTCGACGTCAACTTCTTCGACGAGCTGCGGATCGGCCTGGCGACCGCGGACGACATCCGGACCTGGTCGCACGGCGAGGTCAAGAAGCCCGAGACCATCAACTACCGCACCCTCAAGCCCGAGAAGGACGGACTCTTCTGCGAGAAGATCTTCGGCCCCACCCGGGACTGGGAGTGCTACTGCGGCAAGTACAAGCGCGTCCGCTTCAAGGGCATCATCTGTGAGCGCTGCGGCGTCGAGGTGACCCGCGCCAAGGTGCGCCGTGAGCGGATGGGCCACATCGAGCTTGCCGCGCCCGTCACGCACATCTGGTACTTCAAGGGCGTCCCGTCGCGCCTCGGCTACCTGCTCGACCTGGCGCCGAAGGACCTGGAGAAGGTCATCTACTTCGCCGCCTACATGATCACGTGGGTGGACGACGAGCGCCGCCAGCGCGACCTGTCGTCGCTGGAGGCGCAGATCTCCGTCGAGCGCCAGCAGATCGAGCAGCGCCGCGACGGCGACCTGGAGGCCCGGGCCAAGAAGCAGGAAGCCGACCTGGCCGAGCTGGAGGCCGAGGGCGCCAAGGCCGACGTGCGCCGCAAGGTGCGCGAGGGCGGCGAGCGCGAGATGAAGCAGCTCCGCGACCGGGCCCAGCGCGAGCTGGACCGCCTGGACGAGGTGTGGAACCGCTTCAAGAACCTCAAGGTCCAGGACCTGGAGGGCGACGAGCTGCTCTACCGCGAGCTGCGCGACCGCTTCGGCACGTACTTCCAGGGCGGCATGGGCGCCGCGGCGCTGCAGAAGCGCCTGGAGTCCTTCGACCTGGACGAGGAGGCGGAGAAGCTCCGCGAGATCATCCGCACCGGCAAGGGCCAGAAGAAGACCCGCGCCCTGAAGCGGCTGAAGGTCGTCTCCGCGTTCCAGCACACCCGCAACAGCCCCAACGGCATGGTGCTGGACTGCGTCCCGGTGATCCCGCCGGATCTGCGTCCGATGGTGCAGCTCGACGGTGGCCGCTTCGCGACCTCCGACCTCAACGACCTGTACCGCCGCGTCATCAACCGCAACAACCGGCTGAAGCGGCTGCTCGACCTCGGCGCGCCCGAGATCATCGTCAACAACGAGAAGCGCATGCTGCAGGAGGCCGTCGACGCGCTGTTCGACAACGGCCGCCGCGGCCGGCCGGTGACCGGCCCGGGCAACCGCCCGCTGAAGTCGCTGTCCGACATGCTCAAGGGCAAGCAGGGCCGCTTCCGGCAGAACCTGCTCGGCAAGCGCGTCGACTACTCGGCCCGTTCCGTCATCGTCGTCGGCCCGCAGCTCAAGCTGCACCAGTGCGGCCTGCCCAAGGCCATGGCGCTGGAGCTCTTCAAGCCGTTCGTGATGAAGCGCCTGGTGGACCTGAACCACGCGCAGAACATCAAGAGCGCCAAGCGCATGGTCGAGCGCGGCCGCACGGTCGTGTACGACGTGCTGGAAGAGGTCATCGCCGAGCACCCGGTGCTGCTCAACCGGGCGCCGACGCTGCACCGCCTCGGCATCCAGGCGTTCGAGCCGCAGCTCGTCGAGGGCAAGGCCATCCAGATCCACCCGCTCGTCTGCACCGCGTTCAACGCGGACTTCGACGGCGACCAGATGGCCGTGCACCTCCCGCTGTCCGCGGAGGCGCAGGCCGAGGCCCGCATCCTGATGCTGTCCTCGAACAACATCCTCAAGCCGGCCGACGGCCGGCCGGTGACCATGCCCACCCAGGACATGGTGCTCGGGCTGTTCTTCCTCACCACCGACGAGATCGAGGGTGAGAAGAAGGGCGAGGACCGCTCGTTCGCCTCGGTCGCCGAGGCGATCATGGCCTTCGACGCCGGCGAGCTGTCGCTCCAGGCGAACGTCGACATCCGCTTCCCGGTCGGCTCCGTGCCGCCGCGCGGCTGGACGCCGCCGGCGCCGGAGGCGGACGACAGCGCCGGGGCAGGAGCGGGCGGCGACTCGGACTGGCAGCCGGGCGACCCGTTCCGGCTGCGGACGACCCTGGGCCGCGCGCTCTTCAACGAGCTGCTGCCCGAGGACTACCCGTTCATCCACTACACCGTCGGCAAGAAGCAGCTCTCCGAGATCGTCAACGACCTCGCCGAGCGCTACCCGAAGGTGCTCGTCGCGCAGACCCTGGACAACCTGAAGTCCTCGGGCTTCTACTGGGCCACCCACTCCGGCGTCACCATCGCCATCTCGGACGTGGTCGTGCCGGAGGCGAAGAAGGAGATCATCGCCGGGTACGAGGCCCAGGACGAGAAGGTCCAGAAGCAGTACGAGCGCGGCCTGATCACCAAGGACGAGCGCACCCAGGAACTCATCGCGATCTGGACCAAGGCGACCAACGAGGTCGCCGAGGCCATGAACGAGAACTTCCCGAAGACCAACCCGATCTTCATGATGGTCAACTCGGGTGCGCGCGGAAACATGATGCAGATGCGCCAGATCGCGGGCATGCGCGGCCTGGTGTCCAACGCCAAGAACGAGACCATCCCGCGGCCGATCAAGTCCTCGTTCCGCGAGGGCCTGTCCGTGCTGGAGTACTTCATCTCCACGCACGGCGCCCGCAAGGGTCTCGCCGACACCGCGCTGCGCACCGCCGACTCGGGTTACCTGACCCGGCGTCTGGTGGACGTCTCGCAGGACGTGATCATCCGCGAGGAGGACTGCGGCACCGACCGCGGCCTGAAGCTGGAGATCGCGTCGGTCGGCGCCGAGGGGGTCCTGCGCAAGGCGGAGGACGCCGAGACCTCGGTGTACGCGCGCTGCCTCGCCGAGGACATCGTCGTCGACGGCAAGGTGCTGGCCCCGGCCGGCACCGACCTGGGCGACGTGCTCATCGACGAGCTGATCCGGCACGGCGTGGCGACGGTCAAGACCCGCTCGGTGCTCACCTGCGAGTCCGCCGTCGGCACCTGCGCCATGTGCTACGGCCGTTCGCTGGCCACCGGCAAGCTGGTGGACATCGGCGAGGCCGTGGGCATCATCGCCGCCCAGTCCATCGGCGAGCCGGGCACCCAGCTCACGATGCGCACCTTCCACACCGGCGGTGTGGCGGGTGAGGACATCACCCAGGGTCTGCCGCGTGTCGTCGAGCTCTTCGAGGCCCGTACGCCCAAGGGCGTGGCGCCGATCTCGGAGGCCGCGGGCCGGGTGCGGATCGAGGAGACGGAGAAGACCAAGAAGGTCGTCGTCACCCCCGACGACGGTTCCGACGAGGTCGCGTACGGCGTGTCCAAGCGCGCCCGTCTCACCGCGGGCGAGGGCGACCACGTCGAGGTCGGCCAGAAGCTGACCGTGGGTACGGAGAACCCGCACGACGTGCTGCGCATCCTCGGCCAGCGGGCCGTGCAGGTCCACCTGGTCGGCGAGGTGCAGAAGGTCTACAACAGCCAGGGCGTGTCCATCCACGACAAGCACATCGAGATCATCATCCGGCAGATGCTGCGCCGGGTGACGATCATCGAGTCCGGCGACGCGGAGCTGCTGCCGGGCGAGCTGGTCGAGCGCTCGAAGTTCGAGCAGGAGAACCGGCGCGTCGTGGCCGAGGGCGGCCAGCCGGCCTCCGGCCGGCCGCAGCTCATGGGCATCACGAAGGCGTCGCTGGCCACCGAGTCGTGGCTGTCGGCGGCGTCGTTCCAGGAGACGACCCGGGTGCTCACCGACGCGGCGATCAACGCCAAGTCGGACTCCCTGATCGGCCTCAAGGAGAACGTGATCATCGGCAAGCTGATCCCGGCCGGTACGGGCCTGTCCCGTTACCGCAACATCCGGGTGGAGCCCACCGAGGAGGCCAAGGCCGCGATGTACTCGACCGTCGGCTACGACGACATCGACTACTCGCCCTTCGGCACCGGCTCCGGCCAGGCGGTCCCGCTGGAGGACTACGACTACGGCCCGTACAACCAGTAA
- the rpsG gene encoding 30S ribosomal protein S7, which yields MPRKGPAPKRPVHIDPVYNSPLVTSLINKVLLHGKRSTAERIVYGAMEGLRDKTGNDPVITLKRALENVKPAIEVKSRRVGGATYQVPVEVKPGRSATLALRWIVGYSRARREKTMTERLMNELLDASNGLGASVKRREDTHKMADANKAFAHYRW from the coding sequence ATGCCTCGTAAGGGCCCCGCCCCGAAGCGACCGGTGCACATCGACCCGGTCTACAACTCTCCTCTGGTGACCTCGCTGATCAACAAGGTGCTGCTGCACGGCAAGCGTTCCACCGCCGAGCGCATCGTGTACGGCGCCATGGAGGGGCTGCGCGACAAGACCGGCAACGACCCGGTCATCACGCTGAAGCGCGCCCTGGAGAACGTCAAGCCGGCCATCGAGGTCAAGTCCCGGCGCGTCGGCGGTGCGACGTACCAGGTCCCGGTCGAGGTCAAGCCCGGCAGGTCCGCCACGCTCGCGCTGCGCTGGATCGTGGGTTACTCCCGCGCCCGCCGCGAGAAGACGATGACCGAGCGGCTCATGAACGAGCTGCTGGACGCCAGCAACGGCCTCGGCGCCTCCGTCAAGCGCCGCGAGGACACCCACAAGATGGCCGACGCCAACAAGGCCTTCGCGCACTACCGCTGGTAG
- the rpsL gene encoding 30S ribosomal protein S12 yields MPTIQQLVRKGRQDKVEKNKTPALEGSPQRRGVCTRVFTTTPKKPNSALRKVARVRLTSGIEVTAYIPGEGHNLQEHSIVLVRGGRVKDLPGVRYKIIRGSLDTQGVKNRKQARSRYGAKKEK; encoded by the coding sequence GTGCCTACGATCCAGCAGCTGGTCCGCAAGGGCCGGCAGGACAAGGTCGAGAAGAACAAGACGCCCGCGCTTGAGGGTTCGCCCCAGCGCCGCGGCGTGTGCACGCGTGTGTTCACCACCACCCCGAAGAAGCCGAACTCGGCCCTGCGTAAGGTCGCGCGTGTGCGTCTGACCAGCGGGATCGAGGTCACCGCTTACATCCCGGGTGAGGGGCACAACCTGCAGGAGCACTCGATCGTGCTCGTGCGCGGTGGCCGTGTGAAGGACCTGCCGGGCGTTCGCTACAAGATCATCCGTGGTTCGCTCGACACCCAGGGTGTCAAGAACCGCAAGCAGGCCCGCAGCCGCTACGGCGCCAAGAAGGAGAAGTAA
- the fusA gene encoding elongation factor G, which produces MATTSLDLAKVRNIGIMAHIDAGKTTTTERILYYTGVSYKIGEVHDGAATMDWMAQEQERGITITSAATTCHWPLDEVDHTINIIDTPGHVDFTVEVERSLRVLDGAVTVFDGVAGVEPQSETVWRQADRYGVPRICFVNKLDRTGAEFHRCVDMITDRLGATPLVMQLPIGTEADFKGVVDLVRMKAFVWSPEAKLGEAYDVVDIPETHLEAADEWRGTLLEAVAENDEEMMELYLEGEEPTEEQLHAAVRRITINSGKGGGTTVTPVFCGTAFKNKGVQPLLDAIVRYLPSPLDVEGIEGHAVGDPDEVIVRRPSEEEPLSALAFKIASDPHLGKLTFIRVYSGRLNAGSQVQNSVKGRKERIGKIYRMHANKREEIDSVGAGDIVAVMGLKQTTTGETLSDPAKPVILESMDFPAPVIEVAIEPKSKGDQEKLGVAIQRLAEEDPSFRVKTDEETGQTIISGMGELHLDVLVDRMKREFKVEANVGKPQVAYRETVRRPVAKHEYTHKKQTGGSGQFARVIIALEPLEGDGYEFVNEVTGGRIPKEYIPSVDAGSQEAMEFGILAGYPLTGVRVRLLDGAYHEVDSSEMAFKIAGSMAFKEAARKAAPVLLEPMMKVEVTTPEDYMGDVIGDINSRRGQIQSMEDRSGAKLVTGLVPLSEMFGYVGDLRSKTSGRASYSMQFDSYAEVPKNVAEEIIAKAKGE; this is translated from the coding sequence ATGGCCACCACTTCACTTGACCTGGCCAAGGTCCGCAACATCGGGATCATGGCCCACATCGACGCGGGCAAGACGACCACCACCGAGCGGATCCTGTACTACACCGGTGTCTCGTACAAGATCGGTGAGGTCCACGACGGCGCAGCCACGATGGACTGGATGGCACAGGAGCAGGAGCGCGGCATCACGATCACGTCTGCCGCGACGACCTGCCACTGGCCGCTCGACGAGGTCGACCACACCATCAACATCATCGACACCCCGGGCCACGTCGACTTCACCGTCGAGGTGGAGCGCTCGCTGCGCGTGCTCGACGGTGCGGTGACGGTGTTCGACGGCGTGGCCGGCGTCGAACCGCAGTCCGAGACCGTGTGGCGCCAGGCCGACCGCTACGGCGTCCCGCGCATCTGCTTCGTCAACAAGCTGGACCGCACGGGCGCCGAGTTCCACCGCTGCGTCGACATGATCACCGACCGGCTGGGCGCGACCCCGCTGGTCATGCAGCTCCCGATCGGCACCGAGGCGGACTTCAAGGGCGTCGTCGACCTGGTCCGGATGAAGGCGTTCGTCTGGTCGCCCGAGGCCAAGCTCGGCGAGGCGTACGACGTCGTCGACATCCCGGAGACCCACCTCGAGGCGGCCGACGAGTGGCGGGGCACGCTGCTCGAAGCCGTCGCCGAGAACGACGAGGAGATGATGGAGCTGTACCTGGAGGGCGAGGAGCCCACCGAGGAGCAGCTCCACGCGGCCGTGCGCCGTATCACCATCAACTCGGGCAAGGGCGGCGGCACGACCGTCACCCCGGTGTTCTGCGGCACCGCGTTCAAGAACAAGGGCGTACAGCCCCTGCTGGACGCGATCGTGCGGTACCTGCCGTCGCCGCTGGACGTCGAGGGCATCGAGGGCCACGCCGTCGGCGACCCGGACGAGGTCATCGTCCGCCGGCCCTCGGAGGAGGAGCCGCTCTCCGCGCTCGCCTTCAAGATCGCCAGCGACCCGCACCTGGGCAAGCTGACGTTCATCCGGGTCTACTCGGGCCGGCTGAACGCCGGCTCGCAGGTGCAGAACTCGGTCAAGGGCCGCAAGGAGCGCATCGGCAAGATCTACCGGATGCACGCCAACAAGCGCGAGGAGATCGACTCGGTGGGTGCCGGCGACATCGTCGCCGTCATGGGTCTGAAGCAGACCACCACCGGCGAGACTCTGAGCGACCCGGCGAAGCCGGTGATCCTGGAGTCCATGGACTTCCCGGCCCCGGTGATCGAGGTCGCCATCGAGCCGAAGTCCAAGGGTGACCAGGAGAAGCTGGGTGTCGCGATCCAGCGCCTCGCCGAGGAGGACCCGTCTTTCCGGGTCAAGACGGACGAGGAGACCGGTCAGACCATCATCTCGGGCATGGGCGAGCTGCACCTGGACGTGCTGGTCGACCGCATGAAGCGCGAGTTCAAGGTCGAGGCGAACGTCGGTAAGCCGCAGGTGGCGTACCGCGAGACGGTCCGCCGGCCGGTGGCGAAGCACGAGTACACGCACAAGAAGCAGACCGGCGGCTCCGGCCAGTTCGCGCGCGTGATCATCGCGCTCGAACCGCTGGAGGGCGACGGCTACGAGTTCGTCAACGAGGTCACCGGCGGCCGCATCCCCAAGGAGTACATCCCCTCGGTGGACGCGGGCAGCCAGGAGGCCATGGAATTCGGCATCCTCGCCGGATACCCGCTGACGGGCGTGCGTGTGCGCCTGCTGGACGGTGCCTACCACGAGGTGGACTCGTCCGAGATGGCCTTCAAGATCGCCGGCTCGATGGCCTTCAAGGAGGCCGCCCGCAAGGCCGCTCCGGTCCTGCTGGAGCCGATGATGAAGGTCGAGGTCACGACGCCCGAGGACTACATGGGTGACGTGATCGGCGACATCAACTCGCGCCGTGGACAGATCCAGTCCATGGAGGACCGGAGCGGTGCCAAGCTGGTCACCGGTCTGGTCCCGCTGTCGGAGATGTTCGGCTACGTCGGCGACCTGCGCAGCAAGACGTCCGGCCGGGCGAGCTACTCCATGCAGTTCGACTCCTACGCCGAGGTTCCCAAGAACGTCGCCGAGGAGATCATCGCGAAGGCCAAGGGCGAGTGA
- the tuf gene encoding elongation factor Tu gives MAKAKFERTKPHVNIGTIGHIDHGKTTLTAAITKVLHDAYPDLNEASAFDQIDKAPEEKQRGITISIAHVEYQTESRHYAHVDCPGHADYIKNMITGAAQMDGAILVVAATDGPMPQTKEHVLLARQVGVPYIVVALNKADMVDDEEIMELVELEVRELLSEYEFPGDDVPVVKVSALKALEGDAEWGKTVLDLMKAVDESIPEPVREIDKPFLMPIEDVFTITGRGTVVTGRIERGILKVNEEVAIIGIKEETTKTTVTGIEMFRKLLDEGQAGENVGLLLRGIKREDVERGQVIIKPGTVTPHTEFEATAYILSKDEGGRHTPFFNNYRPQFYFRTTDVTGVVHLPEGTEMVMPGDNTDMKVELIQPIAMEEGLKFAIREGGRTVGAGQVTKILK, from the coding sequence GTGGCGAAGGCGAAGTTCGAGCGGACTAAGCCGCACGTCAACATCGGCACCATCGGTCACATCGACCACGGCAAGACCACTCTTACCGCGGCGATCACCAAGGTGCTGCACGACGCTTACCCGGACCTGAACGAGGCTTCGGCCTTCGACCAGATCGACAAGGCTCCGGAAGAGAAGCAGCGCGGTATCACGATCTCCATCGCGCACGTCGAGTACCAGACCGAGTCGCGGCACTACGCGCACGTCGACTGCCCCGGTCACGCGGACTACATCAAGAACATGATCACCGGTGCCGCCCAGATGGACGGCGCGATCCTCGTGGTCGCCGCCACCGACGGCCCGATGCCGCAGACCAAGGAGCACGTGCTGCTCGCGCGCCAGGTCGGCGTGCCGTACATCGTCGTCGCGCTGAACAAGGCCGACATGGTGGACGACGAGGAGATCATGGAGCTCGTCGAGCTCGAGGTCCGTGAGCTTCTCTCCGAGTACGAGTTCCCGGGCGACGACGTCCCGGTCGTCAAGGTCTCCGCGCTGAAGGCGCTGGAGGGCGACGCCGAGTGGGGCAAGACCGTCCTCGACCTGATGAAGGCCGTCGACGAGTCCATCCCGGAGCCGGTCCGCGAGATCGACAAGCCGTTCCTGATGCCGATCGAGGACGTCTTCACGATCACCGGTCGTGGAACCGTCGTCACCGGCCGTATCGAGCGCGGCATCCTCAAGGTGAACGAGGAAGTCGCGATCATCGGCATCAAGGAAGAGACGACCAAGACCACGGTCACGGGCATCGAGATGTTCCGCAAGCTGCTGGACGAGGGCCAGGCCGGTGAGAACGTCGGTCTCCTCCTCCGCGGCATCAAGCGCGAGGACGTCGAGCGCGGCCAGGTCATCATCAAGCCGGGCACCGTCACCCCGCACACCGAGTTCGAGGCGACGGCGTACATCCTGTCGAAGGACGAGGGCGGTCGGCACACCCCGTTCTTCAACAACTACCGCCCGCAGTTCTACTTCCGCACCACCGACGTGACCGGCGTCGTGCACCTCCCCGAGGGCACGGAGATGGTCATGCCGGGCGACAACACCGACATGAAGGTGGAGCTGATCCAGCCCATCGCCATGGAGGAGGGCCTGAAGTTCGCCATCCGCGAGGGTGGCCGGACGGTGGGCGCCGGCCAGGTCACGAAGATCCTCAAGTGA